The Candidatus Anaeroferrophillus wilburensis region CCAATCATTTTCCCAAAGACTGCCATCCAATAAATAGCGAAAACGATATGACTGCCCTGCCGTCAATGAAACCGTGGCGCTGAAACCGCCACCACTAAGTCCTTTCATCAAGTGTGCATTAGGATTCCAATCATTAAAATCACCGCAAAGGGAAGCTACTTTAGCATTGATCTCAGCCGGCAACTTAAATGTAACCCGACATTTTCCAGTTTTCATGTAATTTTTTTTAAGCATTTTCCTCCCACCTCCATCAAACTTTCGCTTGCCTATTGAAAAATAGATCTACCATTGACAGGCCCCTTTTGTAACGCCCTTGTCGTCGATTGGTGAATCGATATATTTATAGACAGTATATTCCTTATTCAAAGGCGGGAAGCCCGTTTTTCCCCGATTATCAACTGACTCAGTTCTCACGGTCGGGCTACGGGTAGATCCTTTAGTTTCTGCAGGATTACTGTGTGGCGCATTATTTTTCATATCAATGGGCATGATCTACTCCTTTCGTTTTCAGAGTGGGTTGTCTGACATGCATGAACTTCTTTAATGGGGAGA contains the following coding sequences:
- a CDS encoding isoamylase early set domain-containing protein gives rise to the protein MLKKNYMKTGKCRVTFKLPAEINAKVASLCGDFNDWNPNAHLMKGLSGGGFSATVSLTAGQSYRFRYLLDGSLWENDWEADAYVPNQYGCEDSVVKV